Proteins from a genomic interval of Lolium perenne isolate Kyuss_39 chromosome 1, Kyuss_2.0, whole genome shotgun sequence:
- the LOC127296813 gene encoding uncharacterized protein — MSAAAGGLRQLLTAAVTAGAAEARAAVFGHAVNPSGKRAATKLLRKKFIGEQLAQWYPYDIKRDDPIVMAREEKERLTKLEMLKRRGKGPPKKGQGRRAVKRTK; from the exons ATGAGCGCGGCGGCGGGCGGCCTGCGGCAGCTGCTGACGGCGGCGGTGACGGCGGGGGCAGCGGAGGCGCGCGCCGCGGTGTTCGGCCACGCGGTCAACCCTTCCGGAAAGCGCGCGGCGACAAAGCTGCTGCGGAAGAAGTTCATCGGCGAGCAGCTCGCGCAGTGGTACCCCTACGACATCAAGCGGGACGACCCCATCGTCATGGCGCGCGAGGAGAAAGA GCGTCTTACCAAGCTTGAAATGCTGAAGCGTCGTGGGAAGGGTCCGCCGAAGAAGGGCCAGGGAAGGCGTGCGGTCAAGAGAACCAAGTAG